A DNA window from Streptomyces bacillaris contains the following coding sequences:
- a CDS encoding DUF2530 domain-containing protein → MEKWTPKHEAPEPLEGPVVSTIVGGTVLWFVLFLAQLPFYGWFADRGHTWWVWTPLAGAGLGLIGIWYVRGRDAALKRHAAAQAEAEARTSGADRHTA, encoded by the coding sequence ATGGAGAAGTGGACACCGAAGCACGAGGCGCCCGAGCCCCTGGAGGGCCCCGTCGTCTCCACCATCGTCGGCGGCACGGTCCTCTGGTTCGTCCTCTTCCTCGCCCAGCTCCCCTTCTACGGCTGGTTCGCCGACCGGGGGCACACCTGGTGGGTGTGGACCCCGCTGGCCGGTGCCGGGCTCGGGCTGATCGGCATCTGGTACGTACGGGGGCGCGACGCCGCCCTCAAACGGCACGCGGCGGCCCAGGCAGAGGCGGAGGCCCGGACCTCCGGGGCGGACCGGCACACGGCCTGA
- a CDS encoding HAD-IC family P-type ATPase, giving the protein MTQRALDSPGEQTPGSPRPAMIDAGAELDPVHPVDLPPSGHRATGLTTAEVAERVARGEVNDVPVRSSRSLTEIVRANVFTRFNLIIGVLWVIMLFVAPIQDSLFGFVIVANTGIGIIQEWRAKRTLDSLAVIGEAKPTVRRDGVAAEVSTHEIVLGDVIELGPGDKVVVDGTVAEADSLEVDESLLTGEADPVLKRPGDPVMSGSFVVAGGGAFTATKVGREAYAAQLAEEASRFTLVHSELRSGISTILKYVTWMMVPTAIGLIISQLVVKDNNFKDSVARTVGGIVPMIPEGLVLLTSVAFAIGVVRLGRKQCLVQELPAIEGLARVDVVCLDKTGTLTEGGMDITEVRPLNGSDEAYVHQVLRSLGSSDPRPNASLQAIIDAYPAGGDGKAAWTVTEAMPFSSARKYSGAAFTETDGTSSAWLLGAPDVLLPEGDPTLDEIEHLNEQGLRVLLLARVPSGELDAPEAAEGDVPTALVVLEQRLRPDAAETLKYFAQQNVATKVISGDNAVSVGAVAGKLGLAGAENTLDARRMPTDPDEMATAMEQNAVFGRVTPQQKRDMVAALQSRGHTVAMTGDGVNDVLALKDADIGVSMGSGSEATRAVAQIVLLNNSFATLPSVVAEGRRVIGNITRVATLFLTKTVYSVLLAILVVCSQVEYPFLPRHLTLLATLTIGVPAFFLALAPNKERAQPHFVRRVMRYAIPSGVIAAAATFTTYLIARHHYSGPGALEAETSAATLTLFLVAMWVLAIIARPYTWWRIGLVAAMGLGFLIVLVVPWLQDFFALKLVGTTLPWTAVGIAVAAAALLELSWRWVGRRFGA; this is encoded by the coding sequence ATGACGCAGCGGGCACTCGATTCCCCCGGGGAGCAGACCCCCGGATCCCCCCGGCCGGCCATGATCGACGCGGGGGCGGAACTCGACCCCGTCCATCCGGTCGACCTTCCGCCATCCGGCCATCGCGCCACCGGCCTCACCACGGCCGAGGTCGCCGAGCGGGTGGCGCGGGGTGAGGTGAACGACGTACCCGTACGGTCGTCGCGCTCCCTCACCGAGATCGTCCGCGCCAACGTCTTCACCCGGTTCAACCTGATCATCGGCGTGCTCTGGGTGATCATGCTCTTCGTGGCGCCGATCCAGGACAGCCTCTTCGGCTTCGTGATCGTCGCCAACACCGGCATCGGCATCATCCAGGAGTGGCGGGCCAAGCGGACCCTGGACAGCCTCGCGGTGATCGGTGAGGCGAAGCCGACCGTGCGGCGCGACGGGGTGGCCGCCGAGGTCTCCACCCACGAGATCGTCCTCGGGGACGTGATCGAGCTGGGGCCCGGCGACAAGGTGGTCGTGGACGGCACGGTCGCGGAGGCCGACAGCCTGGAGGTCGACGAGTCGCTGCTGACGGGTGAGGCCGACCCGGTGCTCAAGCGGCCCGGCGACCCGGTGATGTCCGGCAGCTTCGTCGTCGCGGGCGGCGGGGCGTTCACCGCGACCAAGGTCGGACGCGAGGCGTACGCGGCCCAGCTCGCGGAGGAGGCGTCGCGCTTCACGCTCGTCCACTCCGAGCTGCGCAGCGGCATCAGCACGATCCTGAAGTACGTCACCTGGATGATGGTCCCGACGGCGATCGGGCTGATCATCAGCCAGCTCGTGGTGAAGGACAACAACTTCAAGGACTCCGTCGCCCGGACCGTCGGCGGCATCGTCCCGATGATCCCCGAGGGGCTGGTGCTCCTCACCTCCGTCGCCTTCGCCATCGGCGTCGTACGGCTGGGCCGCAAGCAGTGCCTGGTGCAGGAGCTGCCCGCCATCGAGGGGCTCGCCCGGGTCGACGTGGTCTGCCTGGACAAGACCGGGACCCTCACCGAGGGCGGCATGGACATCACGGAGGTCCGGCCGCTGAACGGGAGCGACGAGGCCTACGTCCACCAGGTGCTGCGCTCCCTCGGCTCCTCGGACCCGCGCCCCAACGCCAGCCTCCAGGCCATCATCGACGCCTACCCGGCGGGCGGGGACGGGAAGGCCGCCTGGACGGTCACCGAGGCGATGCCGTTCTCCTCCGCCCGCAAGTACAGCGGCGCGGCCTTCACCGAGACCGACGGCACCTCCTCCGCCTGGCTGCTCGGCGCCCCCGACGTCCTGCTCCCCGAGGGCGACCCCACCCTCGACGAGATCGAGCACCTCAACGAGCAGGGGCTGCGCGTGCTGCTCCTGGCCCGGGTGCCGAGCGGCGAGCTGGACGCCCCGGAGGCGGCGGAGGGCGACGTGCCCACCGCCCTGGTCGTCCTGGAGCAGCGGCTGCGGCCGGACGCGGCGGAGACCCTGAAGTACTTCGCCCAGCAGAACGTGGCCACCAAGGTCATCTCCGGCGACAATGCCGTCTCGGTCGGCGCGGTCGCCGGGAAGCTGGGCCTCGCGGGCGCCGAGAACACCCTCGACGCCCGCCGGATGCCGACCGACCCGGACGAGATGGCCACGGCCATGGAGCAGAACGCGGTCTTCGGCCGGGTCACCCCGCAGCAGAAGCGGGACATGGTCGCCGCCCTCCAGTCGCGCGGCCACACGGTCGCGATGACCGGCGACGGCGTCAACGACGTCCTGGCGCTCAAGGACGCCGACATCGGCGTCTCGATGGGCTCCGGCTCCGAGGCCACGCGCGCGGTCGCCCAGATCGTGCTGCTGAACAACAGCTTCGCCACGCTGCCGTCGGTGGTGGCCGAGGGCCGCCGGGTGATCGGCAACATCACCCGCGTCGCGACCCTCTTCCTCACCAAGACGGTCTACTCGGTGCTGCTGGCGATCCTGGTGGTCTGCTCGCAGGTGGAGTACCCGTTCCTGCCGCGCCACCTCACGCTGCTGGCCACGCTGACCATCGGCGTCCCCGCGTTCTTCCTGGCCCTCGCGCCGAACAAGGAACGCGCCCAGCCCCACTTCGTCCGCCGCGTCATGCGGTACGCGATCCCCTCGGGCGTCATCGCGGCGGCGGCCACCTTCACCACGTACCTGATCGCCCGCCACCACTACTCGGGCCCCGGCGCGCTGGAGGCCGAGACGAGCGCGGCGACGCTGACGCTCTTCCTGGTCGCGATGTGGGTCCTGGCGATCATCGCCCGCCCCTACACCTGGTGGCGCATCGGCCTGGTGGCGGCGATGGGGCTCGGCTTCCTGATCGTGCTCGTGGTGCCGTGGCTCCAGGACTTCTTCGCCCTGAAGCTGGTCGGCACGACCCTGCCGTGGACGGCGGTCGGCATCGCGGTGGCGGCGGCCGCGCTGCTGGAGCTGAGCTGGCGCTGGGTGGGCCGGCGCTTCGGGGCCTGA